The proteins below are encoded in one region of Candidatus Eisenbacteria bacterium:
- a CDS encoding glycosyltransferase family 39 protein, with product MMKRLRALWNKRPLLVILAAAALFRLAAAIFSAGYAMSDDHFQVIEIAQRWVDRTPGGNWFDLGEPMNRNLVYPGLHYLLFRGLEAARIDDPQAKMLVVRLLHAAWSMLAMLYGYRIALRIAGPAVARRAGILLALFWLMPFMSVRNLIEFACVPALLVGFDRLLTGREERPLRNGIAAGLWFGLAFTIRYQTALIAGPVGLVLALRREGRLFLGYAAGAIGAVGITTGLIDHIAWGYPFASLHMYIAYNLAHRHDYIVGPWYRYILLVLAALIPPVSALLVAGFLRMWRRSSLLFWPVFLFLFFHSLFPSKQERFILPALPFLLLLGAAGWDAIEERFGLRGRLHPLRTSLTAWFWTLNLALLLTLTFTFSKKSAVEPMVTIARKGDLAGLIWESDRDAPPLAARFYLDDFRHPLYNYPVGKSEEKLREEIDANRDRFPFPNYIVFHGGDRIDERVERFGRAFGKRLALEKKVTPSLADRIIHRMNPRRNPNRIARVYRIEERENRPWEAGGGAEGFGKTARGAS from the coding sequence ATGATGAAACGATTGCGCGCGCTCTGGAACAAAAGACCGCTCCTCGTGATCCTCGCCGCCGCCGCCCTCTTCCGGCTCGCGGCGGCGATTTTCTCCGCCGGCTACGCCATGTCGGACGACCATTTCCAGGTGATCGAGATCGCCCAGCGTTGGGTGGACCGCACGCCCGGCGGAAACTGGTTCGATCTGGGCGAACCGATGAATCGCAACCTCGTCTATCCGGGCCTTCACTATCTTCTCTTTCGCGGCCTCGAGGCGGCCCGGATCGACGATCCCCAAGCGAAGATGTTGGTGGTCCGGCTGCTGCACGCCGCCTGGTCCATGCTCGCTATGCTTTATGGATATAGGATCGCGTTACGGATCGCCGGGCCCGCCGTCGCCCGCCGCGCCGGAATCCTCCTCGCTCTCTTCTGGCTGATGCCCTTCATGTCCGTGCGCAACCTGATCGAATTCGCGTGCGTTCCGGCGCTCCTCGTCGGATTCGACCGCCTACTCACCGGCCGGGAAGAGCGCCCCCTGCGAAACGGAATCGCGGCGGGCCTGTGGTTCGGCCTCGCCTTCACGATCCGTTATCAGACGGCGCTCATCGCCGGGCCGGTGGGGCTCGTTCTCGCTCTGCGCCGCGAGGGGCGCCTCTTTCTCGGCTACGCCGCCGGCGCGATCGGCGCGGTCGGAATCACGACCGGTCTGATCGATCACATCGCCTGGGGATACCCCTTCGCTTCGCTTCACATGTACATCGCGTACAACCTCGCGCACCGGCACGACTACATCGTCGGTCCCTGGTACCGGTACATCCTCCTCGTGCTCGCCGCGCTGATTCCGCCGGTGAGCGCGCTCCTCGTCGCCGGTTTTCTCCGGATGTGGCGGCGTTCTTCGCTCCTCTTCTGGCCGGTCTTCCTCTTCCTTTTCTTCCACTCCTTATTCCCGAGCAAGCAGGAGCGCTTCATCCTCCCGGCGCTCCCCTTCCTCCTCCTGCTCGGCGCCGCCGGTTGGGACGCCATCGAAGAGCGGTTCGGCCTTCGCGGGCGGCTCCACCCGCTCCGCACAAGCCTCACCGCGTGGTTTTGGACGCTCAACCTGGCCCTTCTCCTGACGCTCACCTTCACTTTCTCCAAGAAGAGCGCCGTGGAGCCGATGGTGACGATCGCGAGAAAAGGGGACCTGGCCGGCCTGATTTGGGAGTCCGATCGGGACGCGCCGCCGCTCGCGGCGCGCTTCTATCTCGACGACTTTCGCCACCCGCTATACAACTATCCGGTCGGAAAAAGCGAGGAGAAGCTCCGGGAGGAGATCGACGCGAACCGGGACCGTTTCCCCTTCCCCAATTACATCGTCTTCCACGGCGGGGATCGAATCGACGAGCGGGTGGAGCGTTTCGGTCGCGCCTTCGGAAAGCGGCTGGCGCTGGAGAAAAAGGTCACGCCGAGCCTGGCGGATCGAATCATTCACCGAATGAATCCGCGGCGGAATCCGAACCGGATCGCCCGGGTCTACCGAATCGAGGAGAGGGAGAACCGCCCGTGGGAGGCCGGAGGCGGCGCGGAGGGATTCGGTAAAACCGCCCGCGGCGCCTCTTAA
- a CDS encoding OPT/YSL family transporter — protein sequence MASSQTHRPSPEELERQWFRDHYRGDMPQLTWRAVIMGGCLGAVLSLTNLYIGLKTGWGFGVAITACVLSFAIWKTFRKLGIVKSDMSVLENNAMQSTASSAGYSTGGTLVSAIAAYLLVTGEHIPYGWLTAWIFFLAVLGVTLAIPMKRQMINVERLRFPSGIAAAMTLRSLHSDIDHKPALEGPLLESAEETPAEKEGAPKKSAEEAALEELADVEGTVTSAEEGEKSARSLFIAGGIGATVAFLREGFEMFREIGVMTREFVLIRYAYPIFGERAFQYTVGMEGSLLLVAGGALMGIRVATSVMIGSVLCWAVLVPWMHNLGVIEALNYRTMVSWSLWGGASCMVTSGLLAFAFQWRAVGRALSGITAIFKPRSSRKALTEEEEAMEKIEVPSSWFAGGGLVGGIGVVIVAYLVFGMPVWMGILAIVLSFFLALVACRVAGETDTTPVGAMGKVTQLMYGAITPKSLRINAPQQTMNINLMAACITAGVADSASDLLIDLKSGYVLGANPRKQFLAQFAGIFIGTAVTVPVFYLLVPQASALGTDQWPAPAAMVWSSVARLLSQGLGALHPTAQAALVIGGLLGILLVVLTRLVPSKHHMWIPSPMGLGLAFTFHFYYGFSMFLGGVVAYIVKKKWPKRDALYTFPVASGVIAGESLMGIFLILLPILIALIRGG from the coding sequence ATGGCCTCATCCCAGACACATCGACCGTCGCCGGAGGAGCTGGAACGACAGTGGTTCCGTGATCACTACCGGGGCGACATGCCCCAGCTCACATGGCGGGCGGTCATTATGGGCGGTTGCCTCGGCGCCGTCCTCTCCCTCACCAACCTGTACATCGGCCTGAAAACCGGTTGGGGATTCGGCGTGGCGATCACCGCCTGCGTGCTCAGCTTCGCGATCTGGAAGACCTTCCGCAAGCTGGGGATCGTGAAATCGGACATGTCGGTGCTCGAGAACAACGCCATGCAGTCCACCGCGTCGTCGGCGGGTTACTCCACCGGCGGCACGCTCGTCTCGGCGATCGCCGCCTACCTTCTGGTGACGGGGGAGCACATTCCCTACGGCTGGTTGACGGCGTGGATCTTCTTCCTCGCCGTGCTCGGCGTCACCCTCGCCATCCCGATGAAGCGGCAGATGATCAACGTCGAGCGCCTCCGCTTCCCCTCGGGGATCGCGGCCGCCATGACCCTTCGCAGCCTCCACAGCGACATCGACCACAAGCCGGCGCTGGAGGGTCCCCTGTTGGAGTCCGCGGAGGAGACCCCCGCCGAAAAGGAGGGGGCCCCCAAGAAATCGGCGGAAGAAGCGGCGCTCGAGGAACTCGCGGACGTGGAGGGGACGGTGACGAGCGCCGAGGAGGGGGAAAAGAGCGCGCGCTCCCTTTTCATCGCCGGCGGGATCGGCGCGACGGTCGCCTTCCTCCGCGAGGGCTTCGAGATGTTCCGGGAGATCGGCGTGATGACCCGGGAGTTCGTTCTGATCCGCTACGCCTACCCGATCTTCGGCGAGCGCGCCTTCCAGTACACCGTCGGCATGGAGGGAAGCCTCCTGCTGGTGGCGGGCGGCGCACTGATGGGAATCCGCGTGGCGACGAGCGTCATGATCGGCTCCGTTCTCTGCTGGGCCGTTCTCGTTCCCTGGATGCACAACCTGGGGGTCATCGAGGCGCTGAACTATCGCACCATGGTCTCCTGGTCCCTCTGGGGGGGCGCTTCCTGCATGGTGACCAGCGGGCTTCTGGCCTTCGCCTTCCAGTGGCGCGCCGTCGGCCGCGCCCTCAGCGGCATCACCGCCATCTTCAAGCCCCGGTCGAGCCGCAAAGCGCTCACCGAGGAAGAGGAGGCGATGGAGAAGATCGAGGTTCCCTCCTCCTGGTTCGCCGGCGGAGGGCTCGTCGGCGGGATCGGCGTCGTCATCGTCGCCTACCTCGTTTTCGGCATGCCGGTCTGGATGGGGATCCTGGCGATCGTTCTCTCCTTCTTCCTCGCCCTCGTCGCCTGCCGGGTCGCCGGCGAGACGGACACGACTCCCGTGGGCGCCATGGGGAAAGTGACGCAGCTGATGTACGGCGCCATCACCCCCAAATCGCTCCGCATCAACGCGCCGCAGCAGACGATGAACATCAACCTGATGGCGGCCTGCATCACCGCCGGCGTGGCGGACAGCGCCTCGGACCTGCTGATCGACCTGAAGAGCGGCTACGTGCTCGGCGCCAACCCGAGGAAACAGTTCCTCGCGCAGTTCGCCGGGATCTTCATCGGCACGGCGGTAACGGTCCCCGTGTTCTACCTGCTCGTGCCGCAGGCCTCCGCTCTCGGCACGGACCAGTGGCCCGCGCCGGCCGCCATGGTCTGGTCCTCGGTGGCGCGCCTTCTCTCCCAGGGACTCGGGGCGCTCCACCCGACCGCCCAGGCGGCGCTCGTCATCGGCGGCCTCCTCGGGATCCTGCTCGTGGTGCTCACCCGGCTCGTCCCCTCGAAACACCATATGTGGATCCCCTCGCCGATGGGGCTCGGCCTCGCCTTCACCTTCCATTTTTACTACGGGTTCTCGATGTTCCTCGGCGGCGTGGTCGCTTACATCGTGAAGAAAAAATGGCCGAAGCGGGACGCGCTCTACACCTTCCCGGTCGCCTCGGGGGTGATCGCCGGCGAGAGCCTGATGGGGATCTTCCTGATCCTTCTGCCGATCCTGATCGCACTCATCCGCGGCGGTTGA
- a CDS encoding substrate-binding domain-containing protein — MNGAPRSRGIGWFSRSRWRAALAAALLIVLAGVVWFGARSGRNGLPRTLTLYCFSGMQDVMEEGVLPAFRAFWLERTGERVEFITTFAGSGTISDRIVERFPAEVAILSSEMDAFRLAERGVVAGPTWRRQPRGGVLGRSPMVILVRPGNPSGIAGFADLARPGLALVQPDPLTSGAGEWGLLSVWTAANGAGEEAVDLFRGVRRNTAAVAPSAREARAIFLRGEGDALITYESEAIALSNRLGSDAVVRPVPTVVAEAVVIAIDKNVAAPQRSLVDGFLGFLWGEEAQSILAAGGFRAADDAVNARFPALPPVEGAVTLADLGGAATVRERILGEAWERSASPGGR, encoded by the coding sequence ATGAACGGCGCTCCCCGCAGCAGGGGAATCGGTTGGTTTTCGCGGAGCCGGTGGCGCGCGGCGCTCGCGGCGGCGCTTCTGATCGTCCTCGCCGGCGTGGTCTGGTTCGGCGCGCGTTCCGGCCGGAACGGACTCCCCCGCACGCTTACCCTCTACTGTTTTAGCGGCATGCAGGACGTGATGGAGGAAGGGGTCCTTCCCGCGTTCCGCGCGTTCTGGCTGGAGAGAACCGGAGAACGTGTGGAGTTCATCACCACCTTCGCCGGTTCGGGAACGATCTCGGACAGGATCGTGGAGCGTTTTCCCGCCGAGGTGGCGATCCTCTCCTCCGAGATGGACGCGTTCCGCCTGGCGGAAAGGGGTGTGGTCGCCGGGCCGACCTGGCGCCGGCAGCCCCGGGGAGGCGTGCTCGGCCGCTCGCCGATGGTGATTCTGGTGCGCCCCGGCAACCCGTCGGGTATCGCCGGATTCGCGGATCTCGCCCGTCCGGGGCTCGCCCTCGTGCAGCCCGATCCGCTCACCTCCGGCGCCGGGGAGTGGGGGCTCCTCTCCGTTTGGACGGCCGCGAATGGGGCTGGGGAGGAGGCGGTCGACCTCTTTCGCGGCGTCCGAAGGAACACCGCCGCCGTCGCCCCGAGCGCGCGCGAGGCGCGGGCGATCTTTCTACGCGGCGAGGGGGACGCGCTGATCACCTATGAATCCGAGGCGATCGCCCTCTCGAACCGCCTCGGTTCGGACGCGGTGGTCCGCCCCGTCCCGACCGTCGTCGCCGAGGCGGTGGTGATCGCCATCGACAAGAACGTCGCCGCTCCGCAGCGCTCGCTAGTGGATGGCTTTCTCGGTTTCCTGTGGGGCGAAGAGGCGCAGTCGATCCTGGCCGCCGGGGGCTTCCGCGCCGCGGACGACGCCGTGAACGCCCGGTTCCCCGCCCTTCCTCCCGTCGAGGGCGCGGTCACGCTGGCCGATCTGGGAGGGGCGGCGACCGTGAGAGAAAGGATCCTGGGAGAGGCTTGGGAGAGGAGCGCTTCGCCGGGGGGCCGTTGA
- a CDS encoding OmpA family protein yields MSKRIFVFGLVGALLLAVACTQTQKGAIIGGTTGGLLGTAIGHRTGNTAAGAIIGAAVGGAAGAFIGDYMDDQAEEMERDLEGARVERVGEGIKITFDSGILFDVNKSDLRPVAQENITSLGAILAKYPDTDILIEGHTDSDGSEEHNQTLSERRANSVKAYLLQNGVKSARMTTIGYGETQPVASNETSEGKQQNRRVEVAIMANEKLKETARKKADE; encoded by the coding sequence CGTGCACGCAGACTCAGAAGGGGGCGATCATCGGCGGGACCACCGGCGGGCTGCTCGGCACCGCGATCGGCCACCGGACCGGGAACACCGCCGCGGGCGCGATCATCGGCGCGGCGGTCGGCGGCGCCGCGGGCGCCTTCATCGGCGATTACATGGACGACCAGGCGGAGGAGATGGAGCGGGACCTCGAAGGCGCTCGGGTCGAACGCGTCGGCGAGGGGATCAAAATCACCTTCGATTCGGGCATCCTTTTTGACGTGAACAAATCGGACCTGCGTCCGGTGGCCCAAGAAAACATCACCAGCCTGGGCGCCATTCTCGCCAAGTACCCGGACACCGACATCCTGATCGAGGGGCACACCGATTCGGACGGCTCGGAGGAGCACAACCAGACCCTGTCCGAGAGGCGCGCCAATTCGGTCAAGGCGTACCTTCTGCAGAACGGCGTGAAGAGCGCCCGGATGACCACCATCGGTTACGGCGAGACCCAACCGGTCGCCTCCAACGAGACGTCCGAAGGGAAACAGCAGAACCGCCGCGTCGAGGTGGCGATCATGGCGAACGAGAAACTGAAAGAGACGGCCCGCAAGAAGGCCGACGAATAG